A window of Verrucomicrobiia bacterium genomic DNA:
GTGGAGCACGATGCTGGCCCTGACCCCTCAGGAGGCTGTGGGATTCTATCACGACCGGCACCGGCGGCTGGTTGCGTGTTCTGAGGCCGCGGCGCAAAGTTCCCCAGCCGCCGACCTGGTCCTGGCAGCCGACCAATTCCTGATTACGCCGGCAGGGCGCATCCAGGATGCGGCGCGGGCACATGCGGCGGGTGACGAGGTGCGAACGGTGATAGCAGGTTATCACTGGTTCACAGATTGGGGCCGGGACACTATGATTAGCCTCGAGGGCCTGACGCTGACCACCAGGCGCTTTACCGAAGCAGGCTGGCTTCTGCGCACTTTCGCGCATTATGTCCGGGATGGCCTCATTCCCAACCTCTTTCCAGAAGGCAAGAACGAGGGCCTCTATCATACCGCGGACGCCACGCTGTGGTTTTTCCACGCGCTGAGCCGCTATTTGGCCGTGACTCAGGACCGGGGCACGCTGCGGCTGATTTTGCCCAAGCTGCGGGCTATAATCGAGCATCACCTCCACGGCACGAAATTCGGGATACAGGCGGATGCGAAGGATGGCCTGCTACGCCAAGGGGCTGCCGGTTACCAACTGACCTGGATGGACGCGAAGGTGGAGGATTGGGTGGTCACTCCCCGGCGCGGGAAAGCCGTTGAAATCAACGGGCTGTGGTACAATGCCCTGTGTTTGATGGAGGATTGGCTGCGGGCAGAGGAGGGAGAAAAGGCGGCTGAAGCGATGGCTGCCCGGGCTCGCCAGGCAAGGGAATCCTTCAACCGCAGGTTTTGGTACCCGCAAGGCAATTATTTGTACGACGTGGTAGATGGAGAACAAGGGGATGACAATGCCTTCCGGCCCAATCAGCTCCTGGCATTTTCGCTCGAACACCCTGTTTTGGATAAGCAGTATTGGAAACCTGTGCTCGAACAGGTCCGCGAACGGTTGTTGACACCCGTCGGGTTGCGTTCATTGAGCCGCGATCATCCGGACTATAAAGCGAAGTACTTCGGCGACCTTCGGGCGCGCGACGCCGCTTACCACCAGGGCACGGTCTGGGCCTGGTTGATGGGACCATTCATTGACGCGTGGTTGAAGGTCCATCCCGAGGACCGCTCCGGCGCGCGAAAATTCCTGGAGGGGTTCATTCCGCACTTGAACGAGGGGTGCATTGGCTCGATTAATGAGATATTCGACGCCGAACCGCCCTTTACCCCGCGAGGCTGCATCACCCAGGCCTGGAGCGTCGCGGAGGTCTTGCGGGCATGGGTCAAGACGCAGTAAGCCTGTTCCAAGGTGAGGCGTTACGACTCCGTCAGCACCAGCAGGCTCACAGGAAAGGAACGAAGGATTTCGGCCAAGGGCAAGGCCTTGCCCGGAGGGTTGACGGTGAGCCGCTCTTCCGTCAGCACATTCCGATATTGTTGACCAGTTTTCGCCGCGGGCAGAATAAGCTGGGTGTTGTGCCAGGTCTCTTTGCCCAAAGGGGCGCGCTCGACACCAGCCACGAGAGTATGGACAAGGCGCGGAACGACGGAGAGGCAGGTCTGGTTCTCAAACACGCGCGCAGAGGCGCAGACATGCTCGCCGGCGGGACCGGTTGCGTTCAGCGGAAGATAGTCACCCTTTTGAAAAAGCTGCGGATGTTCGCGCCGGAATTTGAGGGCGCGCCAAGTCAGGTGGAGTTTGATTTGCCCGCTTCGCCAGTTGCGCAACAGCCCGTTTAAAAGGGCTAGTTGATCGGCTCGCGAACCGGCCCACTGGCTCTTTAGCTCTGCCAGCATTTGCCGGCGCCTCGCGAAATCCACCGGCCCGCGGTTGTCGGGATCGACCAGGTTCAAATCCCATAATTCGGCGCCCTGATAAAAATCGGGCACGCCGGGAGAAGTGATTTTAATCAGGAGCTGGCTAAGGGAGTTAAACTGGCCAAAGAATGCGACCTTGCGTTGAAACGAGATAAAGTTCTCGAGGAACTGTTTCGAGAAGGACTCGTCGAGGAGTTTCTGGATGAAAATGGTTATGGCCGATTCGTAGGCGGGGTCGGGGTCGGTCCAGGAGGTGTGAGTTTTGGCCTCCTTGAGGGCTTTGAGCATATAAGAGGTTACCCGCTGACGAAAGGAGGCGAGCGCGTCGAGGCCGGTTTCGGTCGGCCATGCCCCGAGGAGGGTTTGGTACAGCAAGTATTCGTCATTGGCATCAGGCGCCATTACGCCACGAGCGGCGGTCTTATGTCTCCCATTCATCTTGCGCCATCGCTGGAGGGCTTGCCGCCATCGTTTGGGCATTTCGGAAAGGACGCTGATTCGGGCGCGAAGGTCTTCACCGCGTTTGGTGTCATGGGTGGCGGTGGCCAGGAGGGAATTGGGCCAGTGGGCGCGTTGGGAGTCCAACCAGGCTTGAAAATCCTTGAAGCTGATTCCGAAACTGGAAGGGTCGCCGCCCACGTCGTTTAACGAAACGAGCCGGTTGTACTTGTAAAACGCAGTGTCCTCGAGGCCCTTGGCCATCACGGGGCCGGTAAGCTGTTGGAATTTCAGCACCAACTCGCGGCAGAGTTCGTTTCCTCGCTCATCGCAATCCTCAGGGGTTTCGAGCAGCAGGAGGTTGCGGATAAATTCCAGAACAGCTTTATTGATGCCGGGGTTGCGTTGCCCGGCCAGGCCGGAGGCTTCAAGGACGTAATCTGTCTCAGGCTCGGAGAGTCTGGTAGATGTTTCGTCAGCATAAGTACGATAAACGGGAAAGGACGCGATGATAGCGGACAAGACAGTCTCGAGTTGCCGGAGGGTAAAATCCTGGCCATAACGGGTCTGGGCCGCTATTCGCTTGAGACGGCCAGCTAGCGCGCGAAGTTCCCCTGAAAAAGCGCTTTCGAGAATTTTCTTTTTGCACTTGTAAACGAGGGTTTTGAAATCAGTCTCACAACCGGTAAACTCACGGTAGATTTGGTCAAAGGCGGATTGATTTGCGGTGCTGACAAAGAGGGCATTAACCCGGTTAAGAAAATCATACCCGGTTGTCCCATCGACAGGCCAATATTGCGGCAAGGGCTCGTCACCGGTCAGGATTTTCTCGACGACGATGTAGAGAGGGGCGGCGCTGGGTTCGGGCGAGGCGTTGGCGCGGGCAGTGTCCTTCTGAGAGGCAAGGCTGATTTGCTTTGAAAGTGATGCGCGAATGAGCGATGCGCCCGCCTGCATGCGTTGAAGATAAGTTTTTGGGTCCCAAAGTCCGTCGGGATGGTCTATGCGCAACCCGGTAATCCGGCCATCGCGGAGCATCTCGAAAATGAGCCGATGTGTGGCGTGGAATACGTCGGGACGCTCGACGCGCAAGGAGACCAGTTGGGTCACATCGAAGAACCGGCGATAATTGATTTCCTCGGGAGCAATGCGCCAAAAGGCAAGGCGATAGTGTTGTTTCTGCAAAAGGGCATGCAGCGAATCAAACGAATGCGGCTTGCCGGAAGCGCCATTGAATTGCTTGAGGGCTTTGGCGAGGCACTCGCGCAGGTGCGCTCGATTTGCAATAAGCGCATAAGTTGCTGAGGGTTGGCCAGGAGAGGAGCCAGAGCTGGATTGGGGCTGCCGCAAGCTCTTAATCAGGAGTTCGAGGTCACGACGCGCTGCGCTGTTCGGTGTTCGAGTTGAGCAAACCCGAAGCATCTCTTGGAGCAAGCAGATATAGGAAGGCGGACACAACGGGAACCAGCGCTCGAAATAGCTCACCACAAAACCGCGCTGGTCAAAAGCGACCTGAAGCTTGCCGGCTTCGAGGACTTTACTGTAGTGGTCTTCGAGAACAGGGAGCAGGACTTTATTGGTCAAGCCCGGGCGCTCGCTCTGCCAATCGATATCAAACCAGGAGGCGTAAGAGGAAGCCGGCCCGTTTTCCAGGACGTCGTGCCACCAGGGATTCGACGAATCGGCGCCCATATGATTAGGGACCGTGTCCAGAAGCAGTCCCAGCCCAAGCTGGCGCAAGCGCGCCGCGAACCGCTCGAAGTCGGATGCAGTTCCGAGGTCGGGATTCAACTGGTCGTAAGAGCAGACATCATAGCCATGGGCGCTTTGAGGAGCGGCTTTGAAAAGAGGCGAGCAGTAGCAGTCGGAAACTCCTAGCTCGGCCAGAAAGTCGGCCACATCGGTGGCCTGGGCGAAGGTAAACTGACCGTTGAACTGCAAGCGATAGGTGGCAAGCGGTATCCGTTTGCCGAGCGCCCGTGACGTGGCCTGTGCCGGCGCAGCCTCGACAGCAGGGACATTAGTGCAAGGCCTTATCGGGCGCCTGACGCGGACGAGTGGAGGGCCTGGAGTTCTGGAGGGCATTTAAGCCGCCATTTGGACTGCGGGGGTAGCCGGCTGCAGTGATTTAGTAGCAAAGCCAAGCGTATCGCCCAAGGCCAGGAATTGAGTGACCCATGTCTGCGCGGCTTCTTCTCGCTGGTTGGCGAGCTGCTGGAAATCGGGCAGAATGTTTTGCGCCATCTCCCAATAGGTATTTTGGACTTTCCACAGATTCAGCCCCAAGGGCAGCGGCATGACGAGTTGGGCGAACTGTTGCAGAGCCCGCATCTGGTCGATATCGTCTGGGTGATCTGCCAGGAGTTGAGTCATTTGTTCGAGGCGATTTTTGACAGCAAAGCTGATATGGGCATTGAGCACTCCGCCGTTCCGGGCCAGGGCCTCGTGAAGCAGGGAGGTCAAACGCTCGATATTCAGGGGCTCGCTTTGAGTCTGGCGGCGGATGTCACTCTGCAGGACCGAATTGGCAATGGCATCGAGCCCTTCGGGCAACGGCGCGCCGGCGCTTTGCAGGAACTTCATCAGGGGTTCGTACCGCTCGGCGATCAGACGGAAGCGGCCTTCGAGGTCTTCCCTTGTGCTGGCGAGGATTTCACCCAGAATCCGGCGCTGTTCGTCTTTGAATAACGACCGCAGCGAGTAGGAGGCCTGGCCAAAATGGCGGTCGATCAGCCGGATGGTCTCGGGGAAATCAGCGCGTTGAAAGGCCGCCTGGACATCGCGAAGAATAGCCGCATAGCCCTCTTCGGAATCAAAATAACGGACCCCGCCCGTCAGATTATGTTCGCCCAAATAAAGAATGCAGTAAATGAGCGCCTGGGATTCCCGTGTGATTTCGGAAATGACCCGGGTGCGCCCGATAGCGAGGCGGGTTTTGCCCGAAGAAAAGAGCTGACGATGCTGGTCTTCGAACTGGAAGGAAAAGATGTGGGTTTCTTCGCCATATTGCTCGAAGATGGAACTGATGGCGTAATGGGCGGCGGCCTTGGGCCAATCGATCATGGCCGGCTTGACGAATTTCGCGTAGATTTCCCGGCCATTAACGTGCTCGGGGAGGTTGCTTTTGGCCCCTTCAAAACGCTCTAGAAAACCGGCTTCGAGGTCTTTGTCAAAAAGCTCGCGTGCCAGTTGCAAGGACCGAGCGGCGTATTGGACGACCTGCACGCTTTCGATGCCGGAGATTTCGTCAAAAAACCAGCCGCAACTGGTGTACATGAGCAGGGCGTGGCGTTGGAGTTCCATGAGCTTTAGGACGGAGATTTTTTCGTCGTCCTGCAATGGATGGGTCCAATGCTCTGAGAAGAATTTTTCGCGGGTTGAGTCGGAGCGATCGAGGATAACCGAGATATAATCGTTTCGGGCCTGCCATGGGTCGCGGAGGAATTCCTTGGCCTTTTGCTCGAAGAGCGTGGCCAGCTCGTCGCGCAACCAATCCAGGGAGTTGCGCAAAGGGGTGCGCCAGGCCTGGTTCCACCCGGGGTGGCCCCCGCTGTTGCAGCCGCAGTCCTCCATCCATCGGCGGACGCCGTGCGTGCAGCTCCAGGCGCTCTTTTCATGAATCTGGACTTCGTGTGTTGGGGGGTGTTTCTCGAGGTATTCCGCGTAATTGGTAAGCCTTGCCAGGTTGTTGTCCTCGATAAAGCGGAGGGCATAAGCCAAAGCCATCTCTCCATGGCGGTGATGATGGCCGTAGGATTCGCCGTCGGTCGCAATGTGGACGAGCTGGTCCCACTGGCGTCGATCATCGAAGGCCGACATGAGCCGGTGAGCCAAGCGCTCGCCGCTGGTTAAAAGCTTCTCGAAGGCGACCGCTTGGGAGACCGGGGCATCATAGAAGAAAACCGAAATCGAGCGGCCCGAGCGCAGGCGGACGAGGTAGGGCCGTGTCGGATCGATGCGCCCGC
This region includes:
- a CDS encoding amylo-alpha-1,6-glucosidase; amino-acid sequence: METLIRRIDLTQAQGEVARQLLHREWLATNGLGGYASGTISGTVTWRYHGLLIAALPAPFGRMVMLNHLAESIRFPDGRRLQIGGEESGQPEEGRSLPHFITEFRLENGLPIWHYEVEGIILEKHVLFLYGQNTVHVNYHLLSAQEDVQLELRPSIHFRSHEQAVDAGRLDGYRFSVSGGEYEVTLEDFPPRLRMVLWADRSAFTYDGGTRREIHYQKEAERGCQARGLLWSPGYFSATLHARRDATLIASTEWWSTMLALTPQEAVGFYHDRHRRLVACSEAAAQSSPAADLVLAADQFLITPAGRIQDAARAHAAGDEVRTVIAGYHWFTDWGRDTMISLEGLTLTTRRFTEAGWLLRTFAHYVRDGLIPNLFPEGKNEGLYHTADATLWFFHALSRYLAVTQDRGTLRLILPKLRAIIEHHLHGTKFGIQADAKDGLLRQGAAGYQLTWMDAKVEDWVVTPRRGKAVEINGLWYNALCLMEDWLRAEEGEKAAEAMAARARQARESFNRRFWYPQGNYLYDVVDGEQGDDNAFRPNQLLAFSLEHPVLDKQYWKPVLEQVRERLLTPVGLRSLSRDHPDYKAKYFGDLRARDAAYHQGTVWAWLMGPFIDAWLKVHPEDRSGARKFLEGFIPHLNEGCIGSINEIFDAEPPFTPRGCITQAWSVAEVLRAWVKTQ
- a CDS encoding DUF3536 domain-containing protein; this encodes MEKLICIHGHFYQPPRENPWLESVEVQDSAAPCHDWNERVTLECYAPNATARILDGEGRIAAITSNYSKISFNFGPTLLAWMKQAWPQMHEAILQADKLSQQRFSGHGSALAQVYNHMILPLANNRDRFTQVLWGIRDFESRFGRQPEGMWLSETAADGPTLETLAELGIKFTILSPFQASRTREIGKRSYRDVDGGRIDPTRPYLVRLRSGRSISVFFYDAPVSQAVAFEKLLTSGERLAHRLMSAFDDRRQWDQLVHIATDGESYGHHHRHGEMALAYALRFIEDNNLARLTNYAEYLEKHPPTHEVQIHEKSAWSCTHGVRRWMEDCGCNSGGHPGWNQAWRTPLRNSLDWLRDELATLFEQKAKEFLRDPWQARNDYISVILDRSDSTREKFFSEHWTHPLQDDEKISVLKLMELQRHALLMYTSCGWFFDEISGIESVQVVQYAARSLQLARELFDKDLEAGFLERFEGAKSNLPEHVNGREIYAKFVKPAMIDWPKAAAHYAISSIFEQYGEETHIFSFQFEDQHRQLFSSGKTRLAIGRTRVISEITRESQALIYCILYLGEHNLTGGVRYFDSEEGYAAILRDVQAAFQRADFPETIRLIDRHFGQASYSLRSLFKDEQRRILGEILASTREDLEGRFRLIAERYEPLMKFLQSAGAPLPEGLDAIANSVLQSDIRRQTQSEPLNIERLTSLLHEALARNGGVLNAHISFAVKNRLEQMTQLLADHPDDIDQMRALQQFAQLVMPLPLGLNLWKVQNTYWEMAQNILPDFQQLANQREEAAQTWVTQFLALGDTLGFATKSLQPATPAVQMAA
- the treY gene encoding malto-oligosyltrehalose synthase encodes the protein MPSRTPGPPLVRVRRPIRPCTNVPAVEAAPAQATSRALGKRIPLATYRLQFNGQFTFAQATDVADFLAELGVSDCYCSPLFKAAPQSAHGYDVCSYDQLNPDLGTASDFERFAARLRQLGLGLLLDTVPNHMGADSSNPWWHDVLENGPASSYASWFDIDWQSERPGLTNKVLLPVLEDHYSKVLEAGKLQVAFDQRGFVVSYFERWFPLCPPSYICLLQEMLRVCSTRTPNSAARRDLELLIKSLRQPQSSSGSSPGQPSATYALIANRAHLRECLAKALKQFNGASGKPHSFDSLHALLQKQHYRLAFWRIAPEEINYRRFFDVTQLVSLRVERPDVFHATHRLIFEMLRDGRITGLRIDHPDGLWDPKTYLQRMQAGASLIRASLSKQISLASQKDTARANASPEPSAAPLYIVVEKILTGDEPLPQYWPVDGTTGYDFLNRVNALFVSTANQSAFDQIYREFTGCETDFKTLVYKCKKKILESAFSGELRALAGRLKRIAAQTRYGQDFTLRQLETVLSAIIASFPVYRTYADETSTRLSEPETDYVLEASGLAGQRNPGINKAVLEFIRNLLLLETPEDCDERGNELCRELVLKFQQLTGPVMAKGLEDTAFYKYNRLVSLNDVGGDPSSFGISFKDFQAWLDSQRAHWPNSLLATATHDTKRGEDLRARISVLSEMPKRWRQALQRWRKMNGRHKTAARGVMAPDANDEYLLYQTLLGAWPTETGLDALASFRQRVTSYMLKALKEAKTHTSWTDPDPAYESAITIFIQKLLDESFSKQFLENFISFQRKVAFFGQFNSLSQLLIKITSPGVPDFYQGAELWDLNLVDPDNRGPVDFARRRQMLAELKSQWAGSRADQLALLNGLLRNWRSGQIKLHLTWRALKFRREHPQLFQKGDYLPLNATGPAGEHVCASARVFENQTCLSVVPRLVHTLVAGVERAPLGKETWHNTQLILPAAKTGQQYRNVLTEERLTVNPPGKALPLAEILRSFPVSLLVLTES